From Thermoflavifilum aggregans, a single genomic window includes:
- a CDS encoding DinB family protein, which translates to MKAFLQELFVYTHDCHQQLIGAFHAHADGVSPRAIEIWNHILNAHHVWNHRIMGQKPIFQVWELHDLKEYAEIEKENNQLTMQILETHDLDQVITYQTTKGDTFKNTVQDILFHVINHSSYHRGQIAIEFRKSGIEPLVSDYILYKRR; encoded by the coding sequence ATGAAAGCGTTTCTTCAGGAATTATTCGTTTATACCCATGATTGCCATCAACAGCTGATAGGTGCTTTTCATGCACACGCTGATGGGGTTTCACCGCGTGCTATTGAAATATGGAATCATATCTTGAATGCACATCATGTATGGAATCATAGAATCATGGGACAAAAGCCAATCTTTCAGGTCTGGGAACTCCATGATCTGAAAGAGTATGCAGAGATTGAGAAAGAGAATAATCAACTAACCATGCAGATTCTTGAAACGCATGATTTGGATCAGGTCATCACTTATCAGACTACAAAAGGAGATACATTTAAGAATACTGTACAGGATATTTTGTTTCATGTGATCAATCATTCCAGCTATCATCGCGGGCAAATAGCAATAGAATTCAGAAAAAGCGGAATTGAGCCACTGGTGAGTGATTACATTCTGTACAAACGGAGATAA
- a CDS encoding vWA domain-containing protein, which yields MRQIWFTKYDPHENEKSPFERLKDIFMQLLTYTSGDVAEALSWLTELDKQFGLTNEEYGMGDFIEEMKEKGYLDDENQQGRIVITAKSEQEIRKNALEEIFGKLKKSQVGNHDTYISGMGDEINSDTRPYQFGDTIEQIDFTTSIRNAQINHGLESFRMQTDDLEVRETDYKTQTSTVLMIDISHSMILYGEDRITPAKKVAMALSELIITRYPKDTLDVIVFGNDAWRIEIKDIPYLQVGPYHTNTVAGLELAMEILRRRKNPNKQIFMLTDGKPTCLKIGNRYYKNSFGLDKKIVIRTLNLAAQCRKLKIPITTFMLASDSWLQAFVKEFTETNQGKAFFSGIDKLGQLVFYDYERNKRKYFH from the coding sequence TTGAACGGCTGAAAGATATTTTCATGCAATTGCTCACCTACACCAGCGGTGATGTGGCCGAAGCGCTGAGCTGGCTTACAGAGTTGGATAAACAATTTGGCCTCACCAACGAAGAATATGGTATGGGTGATTTTATTGAAGAAATGAAAGAAAAAGGATATCTGGATGATGAGAATCAGCAGGGGAGGATTGTAATTACTGCGAAAAGCGAACAGGAAATCAGAAAAAATGCACTCGAAGAAATATTTGGCAAGCTGAAGAAATCGCAGGTTGGCAATCATGATACCTACATTTCCGGCATGGGTGACGAAATCAACTCCGATACTCGTCCCTATCAATTTGGCGACACCATCGAACAGATTGATTTCACGACCTCCATCCGCAATGCCCAGATCAATCACGGACTGGAAAGTTTTCGCATGCAAACCGACGATCTAGAAGTGCGGGAAACGGATTATAAAACACAAACCTCAACGGTGCTGATGATTGATATTTCGCATTCCATGATTCTGTACGGCGAAGATCGCATCACACCGGCCAAAAAAGTAGCCATGGCATTGAGCGAACTGATCATTACCCGTTATCCGAAAGATACGCTCGATGTCATCGTGTTTGGCAATGATGCCTGGCGCATCGAAATCAAGGATATTCCCTACCTGCAGGTGGGGCCTTATCATACCAATACTGTGGCAGGCCTGGAGCTGGCCATGGAAATCCTGCGGCGCAGGAAAAATCCAAACAAGCAAATCTTTATGTTAACAGATGGAAAACCCACCTGCCTGAAAATTGGAAACCGGTATTACAAAAACAGTTTCGGACTGGATAAAAAAATTGTGATACGCACATTAAATTTGGCTGCACAATGCCGCAAACTCAAAATTCCCATTACCACCTTTATGCTGGCCAGCGATTCCTGGCTGCAGGCTTTTGTCAAGGAATTTACCGAAACCAACCAGGGCAAAGCCTTTTTCTCCGGCATTGATAAACTGGGCCAGCTTGTATTTTATGATTATGAACGCAACAAAAGAAAATATTTTCACTGA
- a CDS encoding sigma 54-interacting transcriptional regulator produces the protein MRMDAFPKTLGELKESGYQSKSVKDEIRANLICKLKKKENPFPGIIGYEDTVIPDTERALLSRHNILFLGLRGQAKTRMARQMVDLLDEYIPIVAGSEINDDPFHPLSHHARSLIREKGDDTPIEWIHRSERYGEKLATPDVSVADLIGDIDPIKAANLRLSFADERAIHFGIIPRSNRGIFVINELPDLQARIQVALFNILQEGDIQIRGFKLRLPLDILFVFTANPEDYTNRGSIVTPLKDRIESQIITHYPRTIEVAMQITEQEAQVLPEQASMVEVPDLIKRLIEQVAFEARSSEYVDQKSGVSARLTISAYENLISTAERRCILNNEKNTQARVTDLLGIIPSITGKIELVYEGEQEGPTQVAYHLLDKAIRNQFVQYFPNPETFKKKKQPNEENPYKVITQWFDKGNRVQLNPDATDKMWEQQLNAVHGLRDVAKKYYPRAQGQELLLLMEFLLYGLAAYSLISKKQVETTIQFSDLLGNIMNFNLENDQDEDEEEEDKDEDY, from the coding sequence ATGCGCATGGATGCTTTTCCCAAAACCTTAGGTGAACTAAAAGAATCAGGTTATCAATCCAAATCGGTAAAAGATGAAATTCGGGCCAATCTCATCTGCAAGCTGAAGAAAAAAGAAAATCCATTCCCCGGCATTATTGGATATGAAGACACCGTGATACCGGATACGGAGCGGGCCTTGCTTTCCCGGCATAATATTTTGTTTCTGGGGCTGCGCGGACAGGCCAAAACGCGCATGGCCCGACAAATGGTGGATTTGCTGGATGAATATATTCCCATTGTGGCTGGTTCGGAAATCAACGACGATCCGTTTCATCCGTTGTCGCATCATGCCCGCAGCCTGATCCGGGAAAAAGGAGATGATACGCCCATCGAATGGATCCACCGCAGTGAACGTTATGGTGAAAAACTCGCTACACCTGATGTGTCGGTGGCCGATCTGATTGGCGATATTGATCCCATCAAGGCTGCCAATCTTCGATTGAGTTTTGCCGATGAGCGGGCTATTCATTTCGGTATCATTCCGCGTTCTAACCGCGGCATTTTTGTGATCAATGAATTGCCCGACCTGCAGGCGCGCATCCAGGTAGCGTTATTCAATATCCTGCAGGAAGGTGATATTCAGATCCGCGGATTCAAGCTGCGGTTGCCGCTCGATATTTTGTTTGTATTTACCGCCAATCCGGAAGATTATACCAATCGCGGCAGCATCGTTACGCCATTGAAAGATCGCATCGAAAGCCAGATTATCACCCATTATCCCAGAACCATTGAAGTGGCCATGCAGATTACCGAACAGGAAGCACAGGTGTTGCCCGAACAGGCTAGCATGGTAGAAGTACCTGATCTGATCAAACGTCTTATTGAACAGGTGGCTTTTGAAGCACGCAGCAGTGAATATGTGGATCAGAAAAGCGGCGTATCGGCACGATTAACGATATCAGCTTATGAAAACCTGATCAGTACAGCCGAACGGCGTTGCATCCTGAACAACGAAAAAAATACACAGGCACGCGTAACGGATTTGCTGGGTATTATTCCTTCCATTACCGGAAAAATTGAATTGGTATATGAAGGTGAACAGGAAGGCCCCACACAAGTGGCTTATCATCTGTTGGATAAAGCCATTCGCAATCAGTTCGTGCAATATTTTCCCAATCCGGAAACTTTTAAAAAGAAAAAACAACCCAACGAGGAAAATCCCTATAAGGTTATTACGCAGTGGTTTGATAAGGGCAACCGCGTGCAACTAAACCCGGATGCAACCGACAAGATGTGGGAACAACAACTGAATGCCGTACATGGTCTTCGTGATGTAGCCAAAAAATATTATCCCCGTGCACAAGGTCAGGAATTGCTGCTGCTGATGGAATTTCTGTTGTATGGCCTGGCTGCCTATTCACTCATCAGCAAAAAACAGGTGGAAACTACCATTCAGTTCAGCGATCTGCTGGGTAATATCATGAACTTTAACCTGGAAAACGATCAGGATGAAGATGAGGAAGAAGAAGATAAGGATGAAGATTATTAA
- a CDS encoding DUF2264 domain-containing protein — protein MMNRRSFLSVASLAGVHSFLVAGKLVYPDKLCTSSLLADSATDDRRYWAGLLYRIAFPVCKALSDDALKKRMPVQVNPIFHNQQDRARYSHLEAVGRTLSGIAPWLAVKGLTGEEAHMQQTLQELVLKGLTHIADPNAEDHLNFNQGGQPLVDGAFLCLGFLRAWHTLWEPLDVLTKNRIVQAIVSQRNIRPPQSNWLLFASLNEVFLMQAGEKPDTHRLWEGVHAFEKWYLGDGWYGDGSQLHFDYYNAYVIHPFLFQIYRVLLQAGMVNESQYQEVVKRMQRYAEEQERLISPEGSYPPIGRSIVYRTGAFQVLADAALQHLLPESLKPAQVRCALSAVIQRQFEAPGTFDAEGWLQIGFCGHQPEAANSYISTGSLYLCTNGFLPLGLPPDDPFWTDPPADWTAKKAWHGISFQPDHAI, from the coding sequence ATGATGAACAGACGTTCTTTTCTATCTGTTGCATCGCTGGCAGGTGTACATTCTTTTTTGGTTGCCGGTAAACTTGTTTATCCGGATAAACTATGTACCTCATCTTTGCTTGCGGATTCTGCAACAGATGATCGCCGGTACTGGGCAGGGCTATTGTATCGGATTGCCTTTCCGGTGTGCAAGGCTTTGAGCGATGATGCATTGAAAAAGCGGATGCCCGTGCAAGTCAATCCTATCTTTCATAATCAGCAGGATCGTGCTCGCTATTCGCATCTCGAAGCCGTAGGACGTACACTGTCTGGCATTGCACCCTGGCTGGCCGTAAAAGGATTGACAGGCGAAGAAGCCCATATGCAGCAGACCTTGCAGGAGCTGGTGTTAAAAGGGCTGACACATATTGCAGATCCGAATGCAGAAGATCATTTGAATTTCAATCAAGGCGGACAGCCTCTGGTGGATGGTGCATTTTTGTGTCTGGGATTTCTGAGAGCCTGGCATACGCTCTGGGAGCCGCTGGATGTCCTTACAAAAAATAGAATCGTACAAGCTATCGTTTCCCAGCGCAACATTCGTCCGCCACAATCCAACTGGTTGTTGTTTGCTTCGCTGAATGAAGTGTTTCTGATGCAGGCCGGCGAAAAGCCCGATACACATCGCTTGTGGGAGGGTGTGCATGCATTTGAAAAATGGTATCTCGGCGATGGATGGTATGGTGATGGATCGCAGCTGCATTTCGATTATTACAACGCGTATGTGATTCATCCGTTTCTGTTTCAAATATATCGTGTATTGCTGCAGGCTGGCATGGTGAATGAAAGCCAGTATCAGGAAGTGGTGAAACGCATGCAGCGATATGCAGAAGAACAGGAACGGCTGATTTCTCCGGAAGGAAGCTATCCGCCCATTGGCCGGTCAATTGTGTATCGTACAGGAGCTTTTCAGGTGCTGGCTGATGCAGCTTTGCAGCATCTGTTGCCTGAAAGCCTGAAGCCTGCACAGGTGCGCTGTGCACTTAGTGCTGTCATCCAACGGCAGTTTGAAGCACCCGGCACGTTTGATGCGGAAGGCTGGCTGCAGATTGGCTTTTGTGGTCATCAACCTGAAGCAGCCAACAGCTATATTTCCACAGGCAGCCTGTATCTGTGCACCAATGGCTTTCTCCCGCTGGGCCTTCCGCCTGATGATCCGTTCTGGACAGATCCGCCGGCCGACTGGACGGCTAAAAAAGCCTGGCATGGCATTTCTTTCCAGCCAGATCATGCTATCTGA